A region of Salvia splendens isolate huo1 chromosome 17, SspV2, whole genome shotgun sequence DNA encodes the following proteins:
- the LOC121775089 gene encoding G patch domain-containing protein TGH-like, with translation MANDEEDFVFYGTPIGREEEFTSRKKKAVAEASGQLRTALPPWKQEVTDEEGRRRFHGAFTGGYSAGYYNTVGSKEGWTPQSFTSSRKSRAEVTKQNIFNFLDEDEKADLEGRSLGSSMQFDTFGFTAAELARKEADKDQQQRPSAIPGPVPDELVVPATESIGIKLLIKMGWRPGRSIKDSNRNSLDVARREARKAFLALSSDAGPNTARSKLTEEDTGKDLDLPANDDDRFYKTVPAYVVDPKQDLYGLGYDPFKQAPEFREKKRQRMSGKGNMEPFRSLTSKGKIGPGFGIGALEDLDAEDEDIYDTGIDVQDTYVQEIEEPSVAKVDTLRILDKKKDDVLPGFKAASKSEHQLERFNPPSIPEDFVPHHKFPVSADNDGKNAEIPPTEIPPPEDHNLKVLIEGVATLVARCGKLFEDLSKEKNQVNPLFAFLSGGTGSDYYARKLWEERQKRGEQHKLWEEKKPNNSEKLTAERRGAILGEKALERNSRDSSSMVASSASVNVQIKLSDTFTKPSSANEQADVRKPFQYDPAKQIRFEQFLKEKFEGGLRTKDSGGSSDMSEAVRARERLEFEEAAAVVQKAKLGNERQVSSQLLKDLSAVSGLQFTAGGVEKHTSSLEDELIAKAMYPKREEFQWRPAPILCKRFDLIDPYMGKPPPAQRVKSKMDSLIFMPDSIRAADVQEQVPGERRSSSQPQGHSRKKENEAIEKEAENEVEVENVERPVDLYKAIFSDDSDDEEENSTSNQAADTEKKIEAANTTLNRLMAGDFLETLGKELGLLVPPEMPPPENKAGKRVATDADERYESPLPAKITMPVDQRAGQSSKNGASTHDSDGKETKSGKVRGEDAYLSSGKASSSEDERSKKHSRSHRHKRRRSRSSDTDSSDDSDVRGHHSRSRTDDKETSRGKSSSRRHSKHGKHKRKDSPPSRSHRASEHEERNKRKKKR, from the exons ATGGCGAACGACGAAGAAGATTTCGTGTTCTATGGAACACCCATCGGAAGAGAAGAAGAATTCACCAGCCGCAAGAAGAAGGCGGTGGCGGAGGCTTCCGGTCAGCTCAGAACCGCTCTTCCTCCGTGGAAACAAGAG GTGACAGATGAAGAGGGGAGGAGGAGGTTCCATGGAGCATTTACTGGTGGATATTCTGCTGGTTACTACAATACTGTTGGCTCCAAAGAAG GATGGACTCCACAATCATTTACGTCATCTCGGAAGAGTAGGGCTGAAGTCACAAAGCAGAACATTTTTAACTTCCTGGATGAGGATGAGAAAGCT GATTTGGAAGGTCGCTCCTTGGGGTCATCAATGCAGTTCGACACATTTGGGTTTACAGCAGCTGAGCTTGCTCGGAAAGAGGCTGATAAGGACCAACAGCAAAG gCCTTCAGCAATTCCTGGACCTGTTCCTGATGAACTAGTAGTTCCAGCAACAGAATCTATAG GTATCAAACTCTTGATTAAGATGGGATGGCGGCCAGGACGGTCCATAAAGGATTCTAACAGGAATTCACTTGATG TTGCTCGTAGAGAAGCTAGGAAAGCTTTTCTGGCACTCTCAAGTGATGCAGGACCAAACACTGCACGCTCGAAGCTGACTGAAGAGGACACTGGAAAGGATCTGGATTTACCAGCCAACGATGATGACCGGTTCTATAAAACCGTACCG GCATATGTAGTCGACCCCAAGCAAGATTTGTATGGTTTAGGCTACGATCCTTTCAAGCAAGCTCCGGAGTTTAGGG aaaagaaaagacaaaGAATGTCTGGAAAGGGGAATATGGAACCTTTTAGGTCACTTACTTCAAAAG GAAAGATAGGCCCAGGTTTCGGCATTGGAGCTCTTGAAGACTTAGATGCTGAAGATGAAGATATATATGACACTG GTATTGATGTTCAAGATACTTATGTACAAGAAATTGAAGAACCTTCGGTAGCAAAGGTGGATACTTTGCGGATATTAGACAAAAAGAAAGATGATGTTCTGCCTGGGTTTAAAGCTGCATCAAAATCCGAGCACCAACTAGAGAG ATTTAATCCTCCCTCAATTCCAGAGGATTTCGTTCCCCATCATAAGTTTCCTGTTTCTGCTGATAATGACGGCAAGAATGCTGAAATCCCTCCCACCGAGATCCCTCCGCCAGAAGATCACAATCTTAAGGTCTTGATTGAAGGGGTTGCAACTTTAGTAGCTCGCTGCGGCAAATTGTTTGAGGATCTCTCCAAGGAGAAGAATCAGGTTAACCCACTATTTGCCTTCCTTAGTGGTGGAACTGGATCTGATTATTATGCAAGGAAGCTCTGGGAAGAGCGCCAAAAGCGTGGCGAACAACACAAACTATGGGAAGAGAAGAAGCCGAATAATTCAGAAAAGCTGACTGCTGAAAGACGTGGAGCAATTCTAGGAGAAAAAGCACTCGAGAGAAATTCAAGAGATTCAAGCTCTATGGTGGCTTCTTCTGCATCTGTAAATgttcaaataaaactatcagaTACATTCACCAAACCTTCATCCGCG AATGAACAAGCAGATGTCAGAAAACCTTTCCAATATGACCCAGCGAAACAGATCAGATTTGAACAATTCTTGAAGGAAAAATTCGAAGGAGGTCTTCGAACTAAAGACTCTGGTGGTTCCAGTGATATGTCTGAAGCTGTTCGTGCTCGTGAAAGATTAGAATTTGAAGAAGCTGCAGCTGTGGTGCAGAAAGCAAAATTAGGTAACGAAAGGCAGGTGAGCAGTCAGTTGCTTAAGGACCTGTCAGCTGTTTCAGGATTACAGTTCACTGCTGGTGGAGTAGAG AAACATACATCTTCCCTTGAAGATGAATTGATAGCTAAAGCAATGTATCCGAAGCGGGAAGAGTTTCAGTGGCGACCTGCACCTATCTTATGCAAGCGTTTTGATTTGATTGATCCTTACATGGGCAAG CCACCTCCTGCTCAACGCGTGAAGAGCAAAATGGACTCTTTGATTTTCATGCCGGATTCCATCAGAGCTGCAGATGTCCAAGAACAAGTTCCTGGGGAGCGCAGATCATCTTCACAACCTCAGGGGCACAgcagaaagaaagaaaatgaagcAATCGAGAAGGAAGCTGAGAATGAGGTGGAAGTCGAAAATGTTGAGAGGCCCGTTGATCTCTACAAA GCCATTTTTTCGGATGACtcagatgatgaagaagaaaacaGCACATCCAATCAAGCAGCAGATACAGAAAAGAAGATAGAAGCTGCAAATACGACTCTTAATCGTCTAATGGCTGGGGACTTCTTAGAAACGCTAGGGAAAGAACTAGGTTTATTGGTCCCTCCTGAGATGCCACCCCCGGAAAATAAAGCTGGCAAAAGAGTCGCTACCGATGCAGATGAGAGATACGAGAGCCCTCTTCCGGCTAAAATTACAATGCCAGTTGATCAAAGGGCAGGCCAAAGTTCCAAAAATGGAGCAAGCACACATGACTCAGATGGTAAAGAAACTAAATCCGGCAAGGTCCGTGGAGAAGATGCGTATCTGAGCAGTGGCAAAGCTAGTTCTTCAGAAGACGAGAGGAGCAAAAAGCACTCAAGGAGCCACAGGCATAAGAGAAGGAGAAGCAGGAGTTCAGATACTGACTCATCGGATGACTCTGACGTTCGAGGACACCACTCAAGGTCGAGGACAGATGACAAGGAAACCTCTAGAGGGAAGAGCAGCAGCAGAAGGCACTCGAAGCACGGTAAACATAAAAGGAAGGACTCTCCCCCCAGCCGATCCCATCGAGCCTCTGAGCACgaagaaagaaacaaaagaaagaagaaacgTTAG
- the LOC121773879 gene encoding chitinase 5-like, giving the protein MKPSLTLYTLLALLLATGKYVSGQNCGCPSNLCCSQFGYCGSGDAYCGNGCRSGPCFGGSPGGSNGVVVSNVVTDNFFNGIANQAPAGCAGKGFYTRAAFLQAIRSYPQFGTTGSTDNAKREIAAFFAHVTHETGHFCYTREINGQSRNYCDSNNRQWPCSPGQGYYGRGPIQISWNYNYGPAGRAIGFDGLNNPDIVARDPIISFKTALWFWMNNVHSLIISGQGFGASIRAINGNLECNGANSATVTARVNYYTRYCSQLGVSPGPNLRC; this is encoded by the exons ATGAAACCTTCTCTCACTCTCTACACCCTTCTCGCTCTCCTTTTGGCCACCGGAAAATACGTTTCCGGCCAGAATTGCGGCTGTCCTTCCAACCTCTGCTGCAGCCAGTTCGGCTACTGCGGCTCTGGTGACGCTTATTGCGGCAATGGCTGCCGTTCGGGGCCGTGTTTCGGTGGTTCGCCTGGGGGAAGTAACGGAGTCGTAGTTAGTAACGTAGTGACGGATAATTTCTTCAACGGGATCGCTAATCAGGCCCCGGCTGGCTGCGCCGGGAAGGGCTTCTACACACGCGCTGCCTTCCTCCAGGCGATTAGGTCATATCCTCAGTTCGGAACCACAGGCTCCACCGACAATGCTAAGCGGGAGATCGCGGCGTTCTTTGCTCACGTCACGCATGAGACCGGGC ATTTTTGCTACACGCGAGAGATAAACGGCCAATCCCGAAACTATTGCGACAGCAACAACAGACAGTGGCCTTGCTCACCGGGCCAAGGCTATTACGGCCGAGGCCCGATACAGATCTCTTGGAACTACAACTACGGGCCAGCTGGCCGAGCCATAGGGTTCGACGGATTGAACAACCCTGATATCGTGGCTAGAGACCCTATTATCTCATTTAAGACCGCGTTGTGGTTCTGGATGAACAATGTGCACTCGCTTATCATATCGGGGCAGGGCTTCGGGGCGAGTATCCGCGCCATCAACGGCAATCTTGAATGCAACGGGGCGAATTCGGCTACCGTGACCGCTAGGGTTAATTACTACACACGCTACTGCAGCCAACTCGGAGTTAGTCCTGGACCTAATCTCCGTTGCTAG
- the LOC121774582 gene encoding putative F-box protein At3g47150 yields MNNDVMSEILLCLPVQSLLRFRAVCKTWGNLIDSQRFRKLHTHNNDSNKSDDMVNLQLTHSNEQDKMCLHVTFPDVGHRVQKELSIKLQCNRKSLLAYKFERFNVLSLRLVDTVKGLICINPTNFRVPIAICNPFLGELKLLPLLKHLPLSTPRVKYTPARLQSVSTKITK; encoded by the coding sequence ATGAACAATGATGTGATGTCCGAGATTTTGTTGTGTCTGCCCGTACAATCCCTCTTGAGATTCCGAGCTGTCTGCAAAACTTGGGGCAATCTCATCGATTCGCAGCGTTTCCGAAAACTGCACACTCACAACAACGACAGCAACAAATCAGACGACATGGTTAATCTACAACTTACTCATTCCAATGAACAAGACAAGATGTGTCTGCACGTCACTTTTCCCGATGTTGGACATCGAGTGCAAAAGGAACTGTCGATAAAGCTTCAATGCAATCGGAAGTCGCTATTGGCGTATAAATTCGAGCGATTTAACGTCTTATCACTTAGGCTAGTTGACACAGTTAAGGGTCTAATCTGCATTAACCCAACTAACTTTAGGGTACCTATAGCCATATGCAACCCGTTTCTAGGGGAACTCAAACTTCTCCCACTTTTAAAGCATCTTCCCCTTTCAACTCCTCGTGTAAAATATACTCCCGCGAGGTTGCAATCGGTTTCGACAAAGATTACAAAGTAG
- the LOC121773409 gene encoding uncharacterized protein LOC121773409 produces the protein MTPLLIICYFIYTTFTTTILSILLGLRLLRRRLFSPSTSSDNVGNVVALYEGALNHERRNPVRNSFRFTTRYALIDLDRAPYAPPTYLSADEARRMAKTNGPVFLLTTLPSLGYRSTPVSYYYCYDIDDSKKSFKKCIVEGTNTPWAESVTFVFEPSFDSVPKCEYISPFSDMHGHWRLKVSEPGEDLYAYISVEHPKFGNNYFIATLKAKKVQISSTTPDDLEAFFWLQPHKGSLISYWNGVKLWWKNADFHEHPRKENSMYREKALERNQKIQFCPAFGGNSAANAVVVSHEDTIDRCFMWKDAPWPWSYLIAPIASSTSKTS, from the exons ATGACTCCACTGCTTATCATTTGCTACTTCATCTACACAACTTTCACAACCACTATATTGTCAATCCTCCTcggcctccgcctcctccgccgccgcctttTCTCCCCGAGCACCTCCTCGGACAACGTTGGAAATGTCGTTGCACTATACGAAGGAGCTCTCAATCACGAGCGCCGCAACCCGgtccgtaactccttccggttcacCACGCGCTATGCTCTCATCGACCTCGACCGTGCACCCTACGCGCCGCCCACGTATCTCTCAGCCGACGAGGCTCGCCGAATGGCCAAGACAAATGGACCGGT ATTTCTTCTGACAACTCTTCCGAGTTTGGGATATCGAAGCACTCCCGTGAGCTATTATTATTGCTATGATATCGATGACTCCAAGAAAAGTTTCAAGAAATGTATTGTGGAG GGCACCAATACACCATGGGCCGAAAGCGTAACGTTTGTGTTCGAGCCGAGCTTCGATTCAGTCCCAAAATGTGAATACATAAGCCCTTTCTCG GATATGCATGGACATTGGAGGCTTAAAGTGAGTGAGCCAGGGGAGGATTTGTACGCATATATTTCAGTTGAACATCCAAAATTtggcaataattattttatagcaACTTTGAAAGCCAAGAAAGTCCAAATTTCCTCTACAACACCAGATGATCTTGAAGCATTCTTTTGGTTGCAACCCCATAAAGGCTCACTTATTTCCTATTGGAAT GGTGTGAAGCTTTGGTGGAAAAATGCTGATTTCCATGAACATCCAAGAAAAGAGAATTCAATGTATAGAGAAAAGGCCCTAGAAAGAAATCAAAAGATTCAATTTTGCCCTGCATTTGGAGGCAACAGCGCAGCGAATGCCGTCGTCGTTAGCCATGAAGACACGATTGATCGATGCTTCATGTGGAAAGATGCTCCATGGCCATGGTCATACTTAATTGCACCAATAGCCTCATCGACGTCGAAAACATCATAG
- the LOC121774580 gene encoding F-box protein At3g08750-like, which yields MKFQEYTHKAVNNDVVLEILLHLPVRSLLRFRAVCKFWRDAIDSQRFTKLHIERGNKAREACLQFALLGNCLNLKVSMKLLDMRKSYDLLTFDGMGLCRVVGAVKGLICIRCCRAWLPLSMCNPFLGKITTLPLSPTLFSHSYVCTISQYVGVGFDDEDYKVVQLLSCVEHGRLQASLYSRSANSWRELAIDQELQVVGPIKSLGKNDSFAYWEARIGDERVILSFDMKNELFQTITMSGGVLELFSDRPLILAMLDEFSLLVFVLDNGTVKVFELRGEGSELIWNHESTYCGIMPIWRSDDCVAFKNCDCGGLKMCDCVVLSDDCVDLKNCDCAVLGFPGKDDVVLYNYRARKFIGRLKVPAYSNIIEPTNSNIELIEYQGSLVSP from the coding sequence ATGAAATTTCAGGAGTACACTCACAAAGCCGTGAACAACGATGTGGTGTTGGAGATACTCTTGCATCTTCCCGTTCGATCCCTCTTGAGATTCAGAGCTGTCTGCAAATTCTGGCGTGACGCCATCGATTCTCAACGTTTTACAAAACTGCACATTGAGAGAGGTAACAAAGCTAGAGAGGCATGTCTACAATTTGCTTTATTGGGAAATTGTCTAAATTTGAAAGTATCAATGAAGCTCTTAGACATGAGGAAGTCGTATGACTTGTTGACTTTTGATGGAATGGGTCTATGTAGAGTAGTTGGGGCGGTTAAGGGTCTAATCTGCATACGATGTTGTCGAGCTTGGCTACCTCTATCTATGTGCAATCCTTTCTTAGGAAAAATCACGACTTTACCACTTTCCCCCACTCTTTTTTCTCATTCATATGTATGTACCATTAGTCAGTATGTAGGAGTTGGATTTGACGATGAAGACTACAAAGTTGTGCAACTGTTGTCGTGTGTGGAACATGGCCGTCTCCAAGCCAGCCTGTATTCGAGAAGTGCGAATTCTTGGAGGGAGTTGGCTATTGATCAAGAATTGCAGGTGGTTGGGCCAATAAAGTCATTGGGCAAGAATGACTCTTTTGCGTATTGGGAAGCGCGGATAGGTGATGAGAGGGTTATTCTGAGCTTTGATATGAAGAATGAATTGTTTCAGACAATCACAATGTCGGGTGGAGTACTTGAGTTGTTTTCAGACAGGCCGCTGATTCTTGCAATGTTGGATGAATTTTCGCTTCTAGTGTTTGTTTTAGACAATGGGACGGTGAAGGTTTTTGAGTTAAGAGGTGAAGGGAGTGAGCTTATATGGAATCATGAATCAACTTATTGTGGAATAATGCCTATTTGGAGGAGTGATGATTGTGTGGCTTTCAAGAATTGTGATTGTGGGGGTTTGAAGATGTGTGATTGTGTTGTTTTGAGTGATGATTGTGTGGATTTAAAAAATTGTGATTGTGCGGTTTTGGGGTTTCCCGGGAAGGATGATGTGGTTTTGTATAATTATCGCGCTCGGAAATTCATCGGGCGTTTGAAGGTGCCTGCGTATTCGAATATCATTGAGCCTACAAATTCGAATATTGAGTTGATTGAGTATCAAGGAAGCTTGGTTTCACCGTAG
- the LOC121774581 gene encoding BRASSINOSTEROID INSENSITIVE 1-associated receptor kinase 1-like, whose translation MCPNTQIIFRNVYTIYNGKNFEVVVDSSLEGNFVEEEVEKLFQLVLSCTQDDPDERPKMLEIVRMIDGLDDRWKELAEQSLKESFRSNWNVPTEWILTDSSSFTVAEELSSPR comes from the coding sequence ATGTGCCCAAATACTCAAATCATATTCCGGAATGTATATACAATATACAATGGGAAAAACTTTGAAGTGGTGGTTGATTCAAGTCTTGAAGGAAATTTTGTAGAAGAAGAGGTGGAGAAGTTGTTTCAGTTAGTTCTCAGCTGCACACAAGATGATCCAGATGAACGTCCCAAGATGTTGGAAATTGTGAGAATGATCGATGGCCTAGACGATAGGTGGAAAGAATTGGCAGAGCAAAGTTTGAAGGAAAGTTTTAGAAGCAATTGGAACGTCCCTACAGAATGGATCTTGACAGATAGCTCTTCTTTCACTGTGGCAGAAGAACTGTCCAGTCCCAGATGA